In Paenibacillus hexagrammi, the following are encoded in one genomic region:
- a CDS encoding FeoA family protein, with protein MKLTDTLKGSKVKVIDLSTMSDLVRRRLSDLGIVEGTTVCLCKALPFGGPCTIESKGQCIAIRRKEALCIQVEAL; from the coding sequence ATGAAATTAACAGATACATTAAAAGGCTCGAAAGTTAAAGTTATCGATCTCAGCACCATGAGTGATTTGGTGCGCCGCAGACTCAGCGATCTGGGGATTGTGGAAGGGACGACCGTTTGTTTATGCAAAGCTTTGCCTTTTGGAGGACCTTGTACGATTGAATCCAAAGGTCAATGTATTGCGATTCGTCGTAAAGAGGCTTTATGTATTCAGGTTGAAGCATTATGA
- a CDS encoding murein hydrolase activator EnvC family protein produces MNAKKTLCSLLIASTIALTSVPVPSTFAEPEPAAVKQMIDDYNQRLAAIQQLSDQEDQLQGQLSTINRQIFEYDQLEKELQPDIDAVTQQIQSTQTEIDNKKNSMDERNLLVKNRLVSMYTEEAASVSFLEVLLGSANFGDFINRLGMLTMIFRQDKQMIDTLAEDKQSLTTMKEELDSQQKALLDKMSMLNQAKADQEDKVQERMNLLSQLQQEKRSEVDATQQEAENLAAIDEELTPDVQAALKEALQKNIVSEGNWDWPVPDSHTITSDFGARGQEFHAGIDIGAPLGTSIVAVDSGIVLYAGKATGFGNWIVIKHANGLMSVYGHMYGDGIFVKVGQEVQRGQLIAVVGSDGQSTGPHLHFAVATGITGNKMDYIDPRPYLNNEHL; encoded by the coding sequence ATGAACGCTAAAAAAACCTTATGTTCTCTCCTCATTGCTTCTACAATCGCTCTAACTAGTGTTCCAGTTCCAAGTACGTTCGCAGAACCTGAACCTGCTGCGGTTAAGCAAATGATTGATGACTATAATCAACGTTTAGCTGCGATTCAGCAGCTTTCTGATCAAGAAGATCAACTGCAAGGCCAGCTTTCCACCATTAACCGTCAAATTTTTGAATATGATCAGCTGGAAAAGGAATTGCAACCGGATATTGATGCAGTAACTCAGCAAATTCAATCGACCCAAACCGAAATCGACAATAAAAAAAACAGCATGGATGAACGAAATCTGCTTGTCAAAAATCGGCTCGTAAGTATGTACACGGAGGAAGCCGCGTCCGTTTCCTTCCTCGAAGTATTATTAGGATCTGCAAACTTCGGTGATTTTATCAATCGACTTGGTATGCTGACCATGATTTTTAGACAAGATAAGCAAATGATTGATACACTGGCAGAGGATAAGCAAAGCCTCACTACCATGAAAGAGGAGCTTGATAGCCAACAGAAGGCTCTCTTAGATAAGATGAGCATGCTGAACCAAGCCAAAGCAGATCAAGAGGACAAAGTTCAGGAAAGAATGAATCTATTAAGCCAGCTTCAGCAAGAAAAGCGCAGTGAAGTGGATGCGACTCAGCAGGAAGCAGAGAATTTAGCAGCGATTGATGAAGAGCTGACACCGGATGTTCAAGCCGCGTTAAAGGAGGCTTTACAAAAAAACATCGTAAGCGAAGGTAATTGGGATTGGCCTGTTCCCGATTCCCACACCATAACATCAGATTTTGGTGCGCGGGGCCAGGAATTTCATGCCGGTATTGATATTGGCGCGCCGCTGGGCACATCGATTGTAGCTGTTGATAGCGGTATTGTTCTCTATGCGGGTAAAGCGACCGGATTTGGCAATTGGATCGTCATTAAACATGCCAATGGCCTCATGAGTGTATACGGACATATGTACGGAGACGGGATTTTTGTAAAAGTAGGACAGGAAGTGCAGCGCGGACAGCTTATTGCTGTTGTTGGCAGCGATGGCCAGTCAACAGGACCTCATCTGCATTTTGCTGTGGCAACCGGCATTACCGGCAATAAAATGGATTATATCGACCCTCGGCCTTATTTAAATAATGAGCATTTGTAA
- a CDS encoding family 43 glycosylhydrolase, with the protein MRFKGWSLKVLLFLVVLSAVLPIGTANAATSQSTFYNVIMQDGADPWVYKHTDGFYYFTKTTGGDVTIWKSSQLTTVDTGSKKVINTGCCNVWAPELHYLNGAWYIYYAKDNGDNVNHRMYVMENTSADPTQGTWVNKGQITDSTNKWAIDGTVLTVGNQLYFIWSGWEGDTNVRQNLYIAHMSNPWTIDSARAEIARPTFAWETNYSPNVNEGPEVIIHNGLISLVYSASGSWTNDYCLGLVTANSSSNLLDPASWTKRSQPIFKSANGLNGPGHHSFTKSPDGKEDWIVYHVAKYNNAGWNREVRAQKFTWSADNTPNLGSPVNPNIPIAVPSGESNRIRFEGEEGTFGGGAYASSSPNGSGGSKAGHIDTDASYVEYHVFAASAGLYDLSARTANGTSGMDWSTLNLSVNGGAATPFYMTNKGWENWGLSTARLTLNAGWNTVRFTKGQGYGEIDCFDITPAAPAILTGSVYKLIHVGSGKALDVSGGGTADGTNVQIWDDNNLAPQEWRITSMGDGTYKLVNTNSGKALDVENANTANGTNVRIWQDYNANAAQQWAIIGTGGGKYKLIHPASGKALDVAGGSSVSGTNVQIWEDYNNNAQAWNLNLK; encoded by the coding sequence ATGAGGTTTAAAGGCTGGAGTTTGAAGGTATTGCTGTTCTTGGTGGTACTATCTGCTGTGCTGCCGATTGGGACGGCAAACGCTGCAACGAGTCAAAGCACATTTTACAATGTGATCATGCAGGACGGAGCAGATCCCTGGGTTTACAAGCATACGGATGGCTTCTATTACTTCACGAAGACAACCGGCGGCGATGTAACCATTTGGAAGTCTTCACAGCTAACAACCGTTGATACAGGCTCAAAGAAGGTTATCAACACGGGCTGCTGCAACGTATGGGCTCCAGAGCTCCATTATTTGAACGGGGCTTGGTACATCTACTATGCCAAGGACAACGGGGATAACGTGAATCATCGTATGTATGTTATGGAAAACACTTCAGCGGATCCGACTCAAGGAACCTGGGTGAACAAAGGTCAAATTACGGATTCGACGAATAAGTGGGCCATTGACGGCACCGTACTGACGGTCGGCAACCAGCTTTATTTCATTTGGTCCGGGTGGGAAGGGGACACGAACGTACGGCAGAATCTGTACATTGCACATATGAGCAATCCCTGGACCATTGATTCCGCACGTGCGGAAATCGCGAGACCTACTTTTGCATGGGAAACGAATTATTCCCCGAATGTGAACGAAGGACCTGAGGTGATCATCCACAATGGTCTGATCAGCTTAGTTTATTCAGCAAGCGGAAGCTGGACGAATGATTATTGTCTCGGTCTCGTTACCGCTAATTCATCCAGCAATTTACTAGACCCGGCTTCTTGGACCAAGCGTTCCCAGCCTATTTTCAAATCTGCCAATGGATTAAACGGTCCAGGTCATCACTCCTTCACGAAGTCCCCGGATGGCAAAGAGGATTGGATCGTGTATCACGTAGCCAAATATAACAATGCAGGCTGGAATCGTGAGGTCCGGGCGCAAAAGTTCACCTGGTCCGCAGATAATACACCAAATCTAGGCTCACCAGTGAATCCGAACATCCCAATCGCGGTTCCTTCCGGCGAATCCAATCGAATTCGCTTTGAGGGCGAGGAGGGAACTTTCGGAGGAGGTGCCTACGCATCAAGCAGTCCTAATGGCTCCGGCGGCAGTAAAGCCGGTCATATCGATACGGATGCCAGTTATGTCGAGTATCATGTGTTTGCTGCTTCGGCAGGTTTATACGATCTTTCAGCGCGTACAGCGAACGGAACTTCCGGTATGGACTGGTCCACGCTTAACTTAAGTGTGAATGGCGGCGCGGCGACACCGTTTTATATGACGAATAAGGGTTGGGAGAACTGGGGATTATCGACAGCGCGTCTCACTTTGAACGCAGGTTGGAACACGGTTCGCTTTACGAAAGGGCAGGGATATGGAGAAATCGATTGCTTCGATATTACGCCTGCCGCCCCGGCAATCTTAACGGGATCTGTCTACAAGCTGATTCATGTTGGAAGCGGCAAAGCATTGGATGTTTCGGGCGGAGGTACTGCGGATGGCACGAATGTGCAGATCTGGGATGATAATAACTTGGCTCCACAAGAATGGCGCATTACGAGTATGGGAGACGGCACCTATAAGCTGGTGAATACCAACAGCGGTAAGGCGCTAGATGTAGAAAACGCCAACACAGCTAATGGCACCAACGTGCGCATCTGGCAGGACTATAATGCAAATGCAGCTCAACAATGGGCGATTATCGGTACCGGAGGAGGGAAATACAAGCTGATTCATCCGGCTAGCGGCAAAGCGCTAGATGTTGCAGGGGGAAGCTCCGTGAGCGGAACGAACGTGCAAATCTGGGAAGATTACAATAATAACGCGCAAGCTTGGAATCTCAATTTAAAATAA